DNA sequence from the Sulfurimonas sp. HSL3-1 genome:
GACGGCCTACGACGAGAAAGCCTTCAAAAAAGCGGTCAAGCCCGACTCGAAAGCCGTCTTGGAAGCCTTTGCCGCCAAAGTCGAAGCCACGCCGGAGCTTCATCTCCCGACCGATTACCACGCCCTGATGGAAACGGTCGTTTCCGAGATGGAAATCGGCTTTGGCAAGATCGGAATGCCGCTGCGACTGGCACTGATGGGTAAACTCTCCGGCCCCGGTGTCGACACCATCATGGCGTCCATCGGCCGCGAGGAAACCCTCGCACGTATCGCCGGACTGACCGCCCAACTCAACTAAAGGGAGCTACCATGGCCACCCCTCTTACCAACGAAGAGGCCCTCGCCTACCACGCCGAACCCACCCCCGGCAAACTCGCCATCGGCGTGACCAAATCCTTTAAAAGCCAGCACGACCTCTCCCTGGCCTATACGCCCGGGGTCGCTGTGCCCTGTCTCGCCATCGAAAAGAACCCCGAGGATGCCTACCGCTATACGGCCAAGGCGAACCTGATCGGGGTCGTCTCCAACGGTACGGCGGTCCTCGGCCTGGGCGATATCGGCGCGCAGGCCTCCAAGCCCGTGATGGAGGGGAAGGCAGTCCTTTTCAAGAAGTTCAGCGACCTGGACGCCTTCGACATCGAGGTTGATACGAAAGATGTCGAGCGCTTCTGCAGCGTCGTCGAAGCGATCGCCCCCACCTTCGGGGGGATCAACCTCGAGGATATCAAGGCCCCGGAGTGCTTCGAGATCGAAAAACGCCTTGCCGCCCGGCTCGACATCCCCGTGATGCACGACGACCAGCACGGGACCGCCGTCATCAGCGCCGCGGGCATCATGAACGCCTGCCGCCTGACGGGACGCGACATCAAAACCCTGCGTATCGTCATCGTCGGGGCCGGGGCCGCTGCCATCAGCTGTGCCCGTCTCTACCGCTACCTGGGCGTAGAGAACATCATCCTGATCGATTCCAAAGGGGTCGTGCATACGGGGCGCAGCGATCTCAATGTCTATAAAACGGAGTTCGCCATCAAGGTCCCTATCAGTCAGAGCGACGCCTTCGACGGGGCCCACGTCGTCGTCGGCCTTTCACGCCCCGGCACCTTCAGCACGGACGACGTCAAACGCATGGCCGAAAACCCGGTGGTCTTTACCCTCGCCAACCCCACGCCGGAGATCATGCCGGAGCTGGTACGCGAGGCCCGCCCCGACGCCATCGTCGCCACGGGGCGCAGCGACTTCCCCAATCAGGTCAACAACGTCCTGGGTTTCCCCTTTATCTTCCGCGGGGCCGTCGACGTACGTGCCAAGGCAATCAATACGGAGATGAAGATCGCCGCCGCCGAAGCCCTGGCGCGCCTGGCCCGGACGGAAGTCCCCGCCTACCTGAACGAACTCTACGGCACCGCACTCACCTTCGGCCGCGACTACCTCATCCCCAAACCCTTCGACAAGCGCCTGATCGTCGAGGTCTCCAGCGCCGTCGCCGCCGCGGCGATCCACACGGGCGTCGCCCGCGCGGCCGACTTTGACATCGACACCTACCGCAAGGAGCTCGCCGACCGCATCTGCGTCGATTGCGAGCCTGAAGAAGGTTAAATCACCGACGTCATCAGAAGATTGACCAGCAGGGTGACGTCCCGGAGCGAGGGCTTCGGATTCGCCTCCAGCGCCGTGATCGACTCAAGGATATCCGCGAACGCTTCCTGGTCGTTGGCCAGGAAGTTCTCGAACGCCTCCATCGGCGGTTCGTTGATGCGCTGAAAGGCCAGAATACGGTTCGTATAGTGGACGGCGATGTACTCCACGAACTGCAGCAGCTGCCGCCGCAGATTAAGATCCCGCTCATCTTTAAGATCAAACGCGTTGAGGATATTGATGATCCGCAGAATCGCGAAACGCTCGATAACCAGGTAGAAGAGCGTCGCGACGTCGCTGAAAGAGTGCTTGCTCTGCTCTTTGGTAATGATGACCGCGACCGCGAAACGCAGATACTCCAGCACATCGAAGAAGCGGTTGAAAGTGTCGTCCCCTTCGATCAACATCCGCGGCTGTTTGGGTTTGATCTTCGAAAGCATGTCGAAGAGCTCCTCTTTGTGCTCGATAAAGTGGAGGCTGTCGATCGATTCGACGTCGACGTATTTGACCATCCAGCGCGTGGCGAAATTGAGTACGTGCTCGATCTGGTCCAGCAGGGCGTACTGCTGGCGCACCGGCATCGTATAATCCGAACGGAAGATCGTATGGCGGATGTCGTTCGCCCCGAAGAGGGCGTTGCAGATCAGGTAGGCGCGTATCTTCATCAAAAAGCGCGCTTTCCCCAGCCGCCGGTAATCCCGCACGAAAGAGACCCCCTGGTCGTTAATCACCATATCGGCGATCATCGTCGCGATGATCTGGGGGCGCAGCGGATGGTGGCGGATCTCCTCTTCGTAGGCGCTGACAAAGGCCTTGGGGAAATATTTGTATAAAAAGCGCTGGGCGAACTGCTCGTCGATCAGCGGCGTGTCGATGATCAGCTGCTTGATGAAGATCTTCGCATAGGAGAGCAGCGAGCCCAGAATCGGCCGTACGATCCCCCCGTCCTCGGCGGAGAGCACTTCGAAAATATTCTCTTTTTTCGGAATGTAGAAGTCGCGGCGGTTGAAGACCGGGTTCTCCTCGGCGATCACGTCGATAGCCTCCTGGAAATCCTCCAGGTACATCCGGCTGAGCTGCTCGTCGCGCGAGATCGTCAGCGCCTGGCGGTAACAGCTCCAGAGCACGCTGTTCTCCACCTGCTCGCTGTGGCGTCCGAGCACTTCCGCGCGGCTCCGCTGATCCAGCAGCCCCTTTCGGCTCAGCGACTCCAGCAGGATCTTGATATTGACCTCATGGTCGGAGGTGTCGACTCCGCCGGCGTTGTCGATGCCGTCGAGGTTGATCTTCCCGCCGCCGAGGGCATATTCGATCCGGGCGCGCTGGGTAAACCCGAGGTTCCCCCCTTCGCAGACGGCGAAACAGCGCAGCTGCGCGGCATTGACCCGCACCGATTCGTTCTGCTTGTCCCCCAGCTCCAGGTCGCTCTCCTCCGAGTGCTTCACATAGGTACCGACCCCGCCGTTAAAGAGCAGATCGACTTTCATGCACAGCAGCGCCCGGGCCAGCTCCTCCCCGCTCATATAGCGTGCCTGGGTCTGGAGCATCCGCCGTATCTCGTCGCTGAGCGCGATCGCCTTCTCGCTGCGTTCCCAGACCCCGCCGCCGCTGGAAATCAGCTCCTTCTTGTACGCCCCCCAGCTGCCGTCTTTGGCGGCAAAGAGCCGCTTGCGCTCCTCAAACGCCTCCTGCGGCGAGGGATTGGGGTCAACAAAGATCTCCCGGTGGGAAATCGCGCCGAGCAGTTTGAACGCCCGGGAGAGCAGCACCCCGTTCCCGAAAACATCGCCGTTCATCGACCCGATGCCGACCACGCTGATGGGATCGTTATAGAGGTCGATGCCCCGTTCAAGGAAGAAGCGCTGCGTCGAACGCATCGCCCCTTTGGCCGTGATGCCGATCGCCTTGTGGTCGTATCCGTTGCTGCCGCCGCTGGCGAAGGCGTCCCCGAGCCAGAAGCCTCGTTTCAATGCGATGGCATTGGCCGTGTCGCTCATTGCCGCCGTCCCCTTGTCCGCCGCGACGACGAAGTAGCTGTCCTCCCCGTCATAGGCTACGATACGCTCGTCATGCACGGTCTCGCCGTTTTCGACGTTGTCGACCAGATCCAGCAGGTTCTCGATAAAGGCGCTGTAAATGGCCGTGAAGAGCTCCTTCGTGATCTCGCTGCGCGGCCGGTCGATGACGAAGCCGCCCTTCGCCCCGTCGGGGATGATGATCGCGTTTTTGCCCTCCTGGGTCACCATCAAGGAGCGTACCTCAGTGCGGTAGTCGTCGTAGCGCTCGCTCCAGCGCAGCCCCCCGCGGCTGATCCTGCCCATGCGCAGGTGAAGGCCTCTAAAATCCTTGTGGTAGACGAAGGCTTCGATGCGCGGCTGGATCCCGCGCAGATGCTCGGCGAACTTCGTCATATCGAGCTTGAACGCGATCGCCTCGCGCTCCAGGTAGTAGTTGGTCCGGCTCATGGCGCCGAGCATCGCAAAGAGCAGTTTGAGGATCCGGTCGTCCATGATGTCGGGGACCGCCTTGATCGCCTCCGCGACGATCCCCTCTATCTCCGTGCTTTTCTGGGCCCGCGCTTTCAGCTCCGGGTTGAAGCGCGCAGCGAAATAGTGCAGCAGCATGGCCGACAGTTCATCGTGCCGGGTCACCGTATGCAAAATCGTGTCAAAGTTGATCGACGGCACCGCCTGGTTGATGTACTCGATAAAGGCCCGCAGCAGCGTCACCTGGCGCAGGCTCAGGTTCTGCTTGTAGACCAGCGAATAGATCCGGCAACTGCTGAACGTCCGCCCCAGCAGCGAGTCGGTGATCACCGACTCGATATTCGTTTTGGCCCGGGAGAAGGCCTCCGTATCGTCCACCTGCAGATTAAAGCGGCAGACATGGACCGGTTTTTCCTCCGGTTCAACCGTGTAAGTCACTTCATCCACCACCACGAAGGCGAAGTCATGCAGGATCGGCGTAATGTCGGAGAGCAGCAGCTGCTCCCGGGAATAGAGCCGGACGGCGGCCTTTCCTTCGGCAAGCGTGATCTGGGTGACGATAGACGTCTGCCGCAGCGCCGTCAGCAGCTCCTCTCCGATCTCCAGGTCCTGGGGATTTAGCAGCTGCGAACAGACCGCGCCGAGCTGGCTTTCCGGGCTCATATTAACTCCTTGCAATAGATATCGACTCTTCCGGCGCCGCTGCCGGACGCCCGAAATAGTACCCCTGTCCGTACCCGACGCCCATCTTGCGCAGCACGGCGATGGTCTCCTCGTTCTCGACGAATTCCGCGACGATCTCGAATCCGAGCTGCTTGGCGAAACGGACGATGGTTCTGACGGTACGCTGGGTCATCTCGTCGTCGACGATCTTCGTGATCAGCGAACCGTCGATCTTGAGGATATCGATATCCAGCTCCATCAGGTAGGCGAAGTTGGAGTACCCGATGCCGAAGTCGTCGATGGCGATCCGGCAGCCGTAGGCCTTGACCTGCTTGATGAACGTCTTGACCGCTTCAAGGTCATCAAGCTCTTCGCTCTCCAGCAGTTCGATATCCAGGCGGCCGGCACGCTCTTTATAGGTCTCGAGCAAAGAGAGCAGCATGGAGACCATCTTTTCGTCAGCCAGGTCGCGCATCCCGAGGTTGATGGAGAAGCGGGTATCGTACCCCTCCATCGCCTCGAAGACCTTATGGACCATCACCTCGGTGATCCGGCGATAGTAGGGGGTCTGCATCGCTGTTTCCAAGAAGAGCCCCGGGCCGCTGACGCTGCCGTCGCTCCCCACCATCCGCACCAGGGCTTCATATTTGGCAACTTCGCCGCTTTGCAGCTGCACAATGGGCTGAAACCACGGCACGATGGCATCGCGGTCGAGGGCCCTTTTGAGCTCATGGGCCGTGGCGATGTTCCTGGCGGCCTGCTCTTTAAGGTGCAGCTCCTCCGAGAAAAACAGTACACCCTCGCTGTGGCGCGCTTTGTCGTACTTGAGGATCAGGTCCGCATTCTCCAGCAGCGGCGCCACGCCGTTGACCGCGACGGAAACGGTCAGGTAGACCTCGATATCGTCCACGAAGAAGGTGTAGCCCTCGATGCTTTTTTTCAGCATGCGGCCCATCTGCCGCGCGCGCTCGGCATCAATCCCCTGGAGCACCACGCCGAACTCATCCCCTCCCAGACGGAAGTAGTAGGGGTGGAAGGGCTCAAGGACCGGCTGGCGGATCAGCAGGGCGATCTCTTTGAGGATTGCATTGCCGGCGGCGCTGCCGTAAAAGTCGTTGACGTGCTTGAAACGGTCAAGGTTGAGCAGCAGAAGGTAAGGGGATTCAAACTGCTCCTGGAGCTGTTCGAAACGGCTGCGGCTGAGCAGCTCGGTCAGCTGGTCATGACTGATCGCATGGCGCAGCTCCCCCTCGAGTTCCCGCAAATGGCGGTTCTCGTTCCCGGCGCGGATCAGCAGGCCCATGACCAGGACCAGGGCCGTTAGGAAGAGCGCCGCCAGAATGACGACAAAACGATCGAGCATCTCGTAATCCCGTTTCGCCTCATCGAGGAAGTTCGTTTCCAGCTCCACGATCCGCTGATCGAGGTTAAAGGTCTCGATCCGGTTCACGTTCTGCACGAATCCCGGGTAGTTTGCGGCAATGTAATGCACGTGCAGTATGAAACTCCGGATCAGGGCTGCCTGCGCCTTTGACATGCCGGAGAGCGCTTCCAGCGGCTCCACCTCCCGGTTGAGGTTGCTCAGGAAGGTGGCGTCGAAAAGGATCCGGGCCTGGGAGACTTCCGCGATGACGGAGAGGATCCGGGCATAGGTCACGGGATCGTTTTCGAACATCTTCACCTTCTCCGCCGAGAGCGATGTGATGTAGACGAAGGAGTTCTTGATCCCCGCGTTGAGCATCATGAAATCATCAAGCATCGACTCGTACCGGTGCAACGATTCGCCGAGGCGCACCAGGGAGCGGTGGCTCCGCCCGTAGGCACTGCGCTCAAGAAACGCGTTCTTCCGCAGCGCCTCGTATTCATCCTTCAGCGTATTGAGATCGCCCGTGATTTCGTCCTGGTTGGAGTAGGCAAAGAGCGAACTGCGCAGGATCTCGTAGTTGAGGCGGTGATAGTTTCGGTCGATCGTATGGAAATGGCCTCGGACCTCCCGGAAATTGTACTCGACATGGCGCTGCGACAGGTAAAAATAGAGCAGGAGCGAAAACGACCCCACCCCGGCCGCCAGCGCCAGGAAGGGCTTCCAGCCGATCTGCCGGAGCCGTGCGCTCATCGGAGCACTTCCGGACGCTCGCCGGTCAGCGTTTTCAGGAACGCCACGATTGCCCTGACGTCCTTGTCGCTCAATTCGACCCCCAGGTTATGGTAGCTCATCTTCTGAACTGCGTCGGTCAGGGTCTTGGAAGAGGCGTCGTGGAAATAGGGAGCCGTCAGGGCGATGTTACGCAGGGTCGGGACCTTGTAAACGTTCATGTGGCGGCGTTGATTCGTCACGGCATGCAGGTCCGGCGCCGCTTCGTCATGCTCATAGGGGACAAAGAGGCCCATCTTTTGGAAAGAGTTCCCCCCGATGTTGATCCCGTTATGGCAGGTGATGCAGCCGTAGGCCTTGAACCGCTGATACCCCTCCAGCTCCAGCGGGGAAAGGGTTGTCTCCCCCCGCAAGAAGCGGTCGAAAGGGCTGTCGGGCGTCACCAGCGCCTTTTCAAACTCCACGATCGCCTCGATCGCCTGCTCATAGGTGATCTCCCCTTCGCCGTAAACGGCGGCAAAGGCTTTGACATAGTCGGGGTCCGCATTGAGGCGCTGCGCAATCGTGGTGCTTTCCATGCCCATCTCGACAGGGTTGTGGATCGGGCCGCTGGCCTGCTCCATGAGCGATGCCGCGCGCCCGTTCCAGAACTGCTTGAAGTTGTAGCGGGCGTTATACACGGTCGGTGACTGGACGCTGCCCGTTTTCCCCCCGACCCCGATGGAGACCGGACGGGGATCCGCACCGCCATAATTGAAACTGTGGCAGGTGGCGCAGGCGACCGTTTTGTCACTGGAGAGCAGGGTGTCGCTGAAGAGCTGCCGCCCCAGGGCCGCCTTGGCGTGGTCGTACACCACACTCCTGGGGAGGGGCTTAATGGGTTCCTGCCCCATCGCGAGAGACGAAAAGGCCGATAATACGATCACTGCGAGCCAATATTTCATTAGATCGAGTATAGCATAAGCGCGCCCCGCTTTTTCAAACGCAAAGCGCGATCAGCGCACCTTCTCGGCGAGGCGCCAGAAAAGGCGGAGGCTGCGGAGGGCGCGGTGGTCCATACGGTAATGGATCCCCTCCAGGTAGGCGAGGATATCCTGTGGCCGGACACCGGTACGCGCGGCAGCGCGTTTGAGCAGGTACTGCGGGATTTTCTGGGGACGCCGGGCGAAAGCACGGCCGAGCCGCCGCATCTGTTTTTCGTTCCCCTGGTACGACAGCAGTCCGAAAACAAAAGGGAGACCGTAGCGTTTGTGCCACTCTTCGGCCAGATCGAGGGCCTCAACCCCCTCCAGATAGGCCCGCAACGCGGGATCGCCGATAATGACCCTCCCCTCGAGCCCCAACACCCGCGTCAGGGCGTTGGAGGTCTCCGAAGCCGTATCCGTCTGAGGGCTTTCGGAGGGGATCAACAAGACGCTCTGCACGGGGCCGTCGGCGATGATCCCGAGGTTCAGATGTTTCTGCCCCTTGGCCCGGATACTGGAGATGAACGCAGCATCGATCTTGCGCGCCCGGTAGGCACGGTTGATGGCGGAGGGCACGTTCGCCCCGTGACGCAGCATCATCTGCGACCGCGACGCGCGCAGGTAACGCTTCATAAAAATGTGAAACGGCAGCAGATTCAGATATTCGATCCGGCCAAAACGCATAGCCCCTCCTGAAATAAAGCTAACAATTATACGGCGCCTCCTCTGAAATAACCCGTCCTCAACTCCGCTTTGTTATAATCACGGACTTGTTTTCATAAGGATTACCACTATGGTTCGTATCGAATT
Encoded proteins:
- a CDS encoding cytochrome-c peroxidase, translated to MKYWLAVIVLSAFSSLAMGQEPIKPLPRSVVYDHAKAALGRQLFSDTLLSSDKTVACATCHSFNYGGADPRPVSIGVGGKTGSVQSPTVYNARYNFKQFWNGRAASLMEQASGPIHNPVEMGMESTTIAQRLNADPDYVKAFAAVYGEGEITYEQAIEAIVEFEKALVTPDSPFDRFLRGETTLSPLELEGYQRFKAYGCITCHNGINIGGNSFQKMGLFVPYEHDEAAPDLHAVTNQRRHMNVYKVPTLRNIALTAPYFHDASSKTLTDAVQKMSYHNLGVELSDKDVRAIVAFLKTLTGERPEVLR
- a CDS encoding MqnA/MqnD/SBP family protein translates to MRFGRIEYLNLLPFHIFMKRYLRASRSQMMLRHGANVPSAINRAYRARKIDAAFISSIRAKGQKHLNLGIIADGPVQSVLLIPSESPQTDTASETSNALTRVLGLEGRVIIGDPALRAYLEGVEALDLAEEWHKRYGLPFVFGLLSYQGNEKQMRRLGRAFARRPQKIPQYLLKRAAARTGVRPQDILAYLEGIHYRMDHRALRSLRLFWRLAEKVR
- a CDS encoding EAL domain-containing protein, with the protein product MSARLRQIGWKPFLALAAGVGSFSLLLYFYLSQRHVEYNFREVRGHFHTIDRNYHRLNYEILRSSLFAYSNQDEITGDLNTLKDEYEALRKNAFLERSAYGRSHRSLVRLGESLHRYESMLDDFMMLNAGIKNSFVYITSLSAEKVKMFENDPVTYARILSVIAEVSQARILFDATFLSNLNREVEPLEALSGMSKAQAALIRSFILHVHYIAANYPGFVQNVNRIETFNLDQRIVELETNFLDEAKRDYEMLDRFVVILAALFLTALVLVMGLLIRAGNENRHLRELEGELRHAISHDQLTELLSRSRFEQLQEQFESPYLLLLNLDRFKHVNDFYGSAAGNAILKEIALLIRQPVLEPFHPYYFRLGGDEFGVVLQGIDAERARQMGRMLKKSIEGYTFFVDDIEVYLTVSVAVNGVAPLLENADLILKYDKARHSEGVLFFSEELHLKEQAARNIATAHELKRALDRDAIVPWFQPIVQLQSGEVAKYEALVRMVGSDGSVSGPGLFLETAMQTPYYRRITEVMVHKVFEAMEGYDTRFSINLGMRDLADEKMVSMLLSLLETYKERAGRLDIELLESEELDDLEAVKTFIKQVKAYGCRIAIDDFGIGYSNFAYLMELDIDILKIDGSLITKIVDDEMTQRTVRTIVRFAKQLGFEIVAEFVENEETIAVLRKMGVGYGQGYYFGRPAAAPEESISIARS
- a CDS encoding NAD-glutamate dehydrogenase domain-containing protein, producing MSPESQLGAVCSQLLNPQDLEIGEELLTALRQTSIVTQITLAEGKAAVRLYSREQLLLSDITPILHDFAFVVVDEVTYTVEPEEKPVHVCRFNLQVDDTEAFSRAKTNIESVITDSLLGRTFSSCRIYSLVYKQNLSLRQVTLLRAFIEYINQAVPSINFDTILHTVTRHDELSAMLLHYFAARFNPELKARAQKSTEIEGIVAEAIKAVPDIMDDRILKLLFAMLGAMSRTNYYLEREAIAFKLDMTKFAEHLRGIQPRIEAFVYHKDFRGLHLRMGRISRGGLRWSERYDDYRTEVRSLMVTQEGKNAIIIPDGAKGGFVIDRPRSEITKELFTAIYSAFIENLLDLVDNVENGETVHDERIVAYDGEDSYFVVAADKGTAAMSDTANAIALKRGFWLGDAFASGGSNGYDHKAIGITAKGAMRSTQRFFLERGIDLYNDPISVVGIGSMNGDVFGNGVLLSRAFKLLGAISHREIFVDPNPSPQEAFEERKRLFAAKDGSWGAYKKELISSGGGVWERSEKAIALSDEIRRMLQTQARYMSGEELARALLCMKVDLLFNGGVGTYVKHSEESDLELGDKQNESVRVNAAQLRCFAVCEGGNLGFTQRARIEYALGGGKINLDGIDNAGGVDTSDHEVNIKILLESLSRKGLLDQRSRAEVLGRHSEQVENSVLWSCYRQALTISRDEQLSRMYLEDFQEAIDVIAEENPVFNRRDFYIPKKENIFEVLSAEDGGIVRPILGSLLSYAKIFIKQLIIDTPLIDEQFAQRFLYKYFPKAFVSAYEEEIRHHPLRPQIIATMIADMVINDQGVSFVRDYRRLGKARFLMKIRAYLICNALFGANDIRHTIFRSDYTMPVRQQYALLDQIEHVLNFATRWMVKYVDVESIDSLHFIEHKEELFDMLSKIKPKQPRMLIEGDDTFNRFFDVLEYLRFAVAVIITKEQSKHSFSDVATLFYLVIERFAILRIINILNAFDLKDERDLNLRRQLLQFVEYIAVHYTNRILAFQRINEPPMEAFENFLANDQEAFADILESITALEANPKPSLRDVTLLVNLLMTSVI
- a CDS encoding malic enzyme-like NAD(P)-binding protein, with product MATPLTNEEALAYHAEPTPGKLAIGVTKSFKSQHDLSLAYTPGVAVPCLAIEKNPEDAYRYTAKANLIGVVSNGTAVLGLGDIGAQASKPVMEGKAVLFKKFSDLDAFDIEVDTKDVERFCSVVEAIAPTFGGINLEDIKAPECFEIEKRLAARLDIPVMHDDQHGTAVISAAGIMNACRLTGRDIKTLRIVIVGAGAAAISCARLYRYLGVENIILIDSKGVVHTGRSDLNVYKTEFAIKVPISQSDAFDGAHVVVGLSRPGTFSTDDVKRMAENPVVFTLANPTPEIMPELVREARPDAIVATGRSDFPNQVNNVLGFPFIFRGAVDVRAKAINTEMKIAAAEALARLARTEVPAYLNELYGTALTFGRDYLIPKPFDKRLIVEVSSAVAAAAIHTGVARAADFDIDTYRKELADRICVDCEPEEG